The nucleotide sequence TGGCAATGGTTGGATATTGCCTTGGCGTTTCCGGTGGCCGGCCTAGTTTTCTATAGCGGCTGGCGGGTGTTACGGGGAAATATTCCTTGGCTTGTGGATGAGATGGCCATTGCCCCAGAGGCGATTCATCAGGTGGTGATGGGCGTACCGGGTGTTGTTAACTGTCATGATATTGCCTCGCGGGGCCTGGTGGGGCGGCAAGTGTTTATTGAAATGCACCTGATTGTCGAGACCAATAGCCTAGAGGACGCTCACGAAATTACTGAAATTATTGAAGCCCGTTTACAAGAGGTTTTTCCCCCAGCCCGGGTCATGATTCATATGGAGCCGCAGAACTACAGTTCAGATCAGATTAGTTACCCAGAGACATAGATTTTTGTGCTGCTAAACTGATTAAACTATCCACCTCTGCCCTCTTTCCACTCTCCGCCTGAAATAGATTCCAAGTCACCCAGGCCATCTCCTCAGATTCGGTTTTCCCTCTGTTTTGCCCCCAGGCCCCAGGCGGGATCAAGGGTACGATGAGTCAAGATACGTTAGTCATGAGACCAAACCTATGGGATTCTTTGATTCTGAAATTGTCCAACGGGAAGCCCAAGACTTATTTGTTGACTACCAAAGTTTAGTCCAGTTGGGTGGGGATTACGGCAAGTTTGATCGGGAAGGGAAAAAACTCTACATCGAAAAAATGGAAGAGATGATGGATCGTTTTCGGATTTTCATGAAGCGGTTTGAACTCTCGGAAGACTTTGCGGCCCAAATGA is from Synechococcus sp. PCC 6312 and encodes:
- a CDS encoding DUF1825 family protein, giving the protein MGFFDSEIVQREAQDLFVDYQSLVQLGGDYGKFDREGKKLYIEKMEEMMDRFRIFMKRFELSEDFAAQMTVEQLKTQLNQFGVTPQQMFDQMHTTLERMKRELEQKP